The following coding sequences lie in one Peribacillus frigoritolerans genomic window:
- a CDS encoding Tex family protein translates to MIVVEDTLKELIKQISNELTLKNHQVQNVIQMLQEGNTVPFIARYRKEMTGSLDEVQIRSIMERWNYLENLGQRKAEVTRSIGEQGKLTEELTKQIEKATKLQEVEDLYRPFKQKRRTKATVAKEKGLEPLANWLLECPMHASVSEKAAEFISAEKEVSSIEEAIAGAQDIIAEHISDDAELRKWIRAEIFKAGKMVSTVKNEEKDEKKIFEMYYEYEEPVQRIVPHRVLALNRGEKEEVLRISIQPRTEIIIGHLERKIIKNNKSEAQVVLKSAIEDGLKRLIMPSVEREIRKELTEKAEDQAIHIFSENLRNLLLQPPLKGKVVLALDPAYRTGCKLAVIDETGKVLDISVIYPHPPAAKLNAAREKTIEILQRFSVEIVAIGNGTASRESEQFIADILKEVKGNISYIIVNEAGASVYSASDIAREEFPDLQVEQRSAVSIGRRLQDPLAELVKIDPQSVGVGQYQHDVSQKKLTESLTFVVETAVNQVGVNVNTASSSLLQYVAGLSKSVAQNIVKKREVEGKFSSRKELKKIPRLGAKTYEQCIGFLRIINGDEPLDQTAIHPENYSAVNKLLKKMGFTSDDLGSDVLNEELGKLNPADLADELAIGEITIKDIIDDLMKPGRDPRDELSKPLLKQDVLKMEDLQTGMELQGTVRNVVDFGAFVDIGVKQDGLVHISKLSNRFVKHPLDVVAVGDVVTVWVELVDSQKQRVSLTMLEPKDQN, encoded by the coding sequence ATGATCGTTGTAGAAGATACATTGAAAGAACTGATTAAACAAATATCCAATGAGCTAACTTTGAAAAATCATCAAGTCCAAAACGTCATACAGATGCTGCAAGAAGGGAACACTGTCCCTTTTATCGCACGGTATAGAAAAGAAATGACGGGTTCACTTGATGAAGTTCAGATTCGTTCCATCATGGAAAGGTGGAATTATCTTGAAAACCTTGGCCAAAGGAAAGCGGAAGTTACGCGTTCAATTGGTGAACAGGGAAAATTGACGGAAGAATTAACGAAACAAATCGAGAAGGCAACAAAACTGCAGGAAGTCGAGGATTTATACAGGCCATTCAAGCAAAAAAGGAGAACGAAAGCGACAGTCGCTAAAGAAAAGGGTCTTGAACCACTGGCCAATTGGCTTCTGGAATGTCCAATGCATGCCAGTGTCAGTGAAAAAGCTGCAGAATTCATATCGGCAGAAAAAGAAGTTTCTTCTATTGAAGAGGCAATTGCAGGAGCGCAGGATATCATAGCTGAACATATTTCCGATGATGCAGAATTAAGGAAGTGGATAAGGGCTGAAATTTTCAAAGCCGGAAAAATGGTTTCAACTGTGAAAAATGAAGAGAAGGACGAGAAAAAAATCTTCGAAATGTACTATGAATATGAGGAGCCGGTTCAAAGAATCGTACCGCATCGTGTGTTGGCGCTGAATAGAGGTGAAAAGGAAGAGGTTCTGCGAATCTCCATTCAGCCCCGGACTGAAATCATCATTGGTCATCTTGAACGGAAAATCATTAAAAATAACAAATCTGAAGCCCAAGTTGTTCTTAAATCTGCGATTGAGGATGGACTTAAGCGTTTGATCATGCCTTCTGTAGAACGGGAAATCAGAAAAGAGCTGACGGAAAAAGCTGAGGATCAAGCTATCCATATTTTCTCTGAAAACCTGCGGAACCTGCTCTTGCAGCCTCCGCTTAAAGGGAAAGTGGTCCTCGCCCTAGATCCGGCATATCGGACTGGCTGTAAGTTGGCTGTCATTGATGAAACCGGAAAGGTACTCGATATCAGTGTGATCTACCCGCATCCTCCTGCTGCGAAACTTAATGCTGCCCGTGAAAAAACGATCGAAATACTTCAGCGGTTCTCGGTTGAAATCGTGGCAATCGGCAATGGTACGGCATCACGTGAATCAGAGCAATTCATCGCAGATATTTTGAAAGAAGTGAAAGGGAATATATCATATATAATTGTAAATGAAGCGGGTGCCAGTGTGTATTCAGCCTCGGATATTGCCCGTGAAGAGTTTCCAGATCTTCAGGTAGAACAGAGAAGCGCCGTTTCAATAGGAAGAAGGCTTCAGGATCCCCTTGCTGAACTTGTTAAAATTGATCCGCAATCCGTGGGGGTGGGTCAATATCAACATGATGTGTCCCAGAAAAAGTTAACGGAATCCCTCACCTTTGTAGTAGAAACAGCTGTTAACCAAGTGGGGGTGAATGTCAATACCGCTTCATCGTCACTTTTGCAATATGTAGCTGGTTTATCAAAATCGGTTGCTCAAAATATTGTGAAGAAAAGGGAAGTGGAAGGAAAGTTTTCAAGCAGGAAGGAATTAAAGAAGATTCCCCGGCTGGGTGCCAAAACTTATGAACAATGTATAGGGTTCTTACGTATCATTAATGGAGATGAGCCTTTAGATCAAACCGCGATACATCCTGAGAACTACAGTGCCGTGAATAAATTATTAAAGAAAATGGGATTCACATCTGATGATTTAGGCAGTGATGTCCTGAATGAAGAATTAGGCAAACTAAATCCGGCTGATTTGGCCGATGAATTGGCAATTGGGGAAATTACGATTAAAGATATCATAGATGATTTGATGAAACCGGGAAGAGATCCTCGGGATGAATTATCAAAACCACTGCTTAAGCAGGATGTACTAAAAATGGAGGATCTGCAAACTGGGATGGAATTACAAGGTACAGTGAGGAATGTTGTGGATTTCGGTGCGTTTGTGGATATTGGTGTTAAACAGGATGGACTGGTTCATATTTCTAAATTGAGCAACAGGTTTGTAAAACACCCATTGGATGTAGTAGCCGTTGGGGATGTTGTGACGGTTTGGGTCGAACTGGTTGACTCGCAAAAACAAAGGGTATCTTTAACGATGCTCGAGCCAAAGGATCAAAACTAG
- the cmpA gene encoding cortex morphogenetic protein CmpA: MPNWFQNQIRKAFYEKDYYQVKMLNQCWFFYQKKESLRL, from the coding sequence ATGCCTAATTGGTTCCAGAATCAAATCCGCAAAGCCTTTTATGAAAAGGATTATTATCAAGTGAAGATGTTGAATCAATGTTGGTTTTTTTATCAAAAGAAAGAAAGCCTCCGGTTATAA
- a CDS encoding SprT family protein — MDNRQLQKLVEEISLKDFEKAFRHRASFNPRLRTTGGRYLLRSHNIEINKKYLDERGVEEMIGIIKHELCHYHLHIEKKGYQHRDADFKQLLKKVGAPRFCEPLPSNQLKKKMNTIQYKCEDCQQVYIRKKRIDTTRFVCGKCRGTLIYQGFKE; from the coding sequence ATGGATAATCGGCAATTGCAAAAACTTGTTGAAGAAATATCGTTGAAAGACTTTGAAAAGGCCTTTAGACATCGAGCCAGTTTTAATCCACGTCTCCGAACAACAGGAGGCCGATATTTGCTCCGTTCACACAATATAGAAATCAATAAGAAGTATCTTGATGAACGCGGTGTGGAAGAAATGATTGGAATCATTAAGCATGAATTGTGCCATTATCATCTGCACATCGAGAAAAAAGGGTACCAGCATCGTGATGCGGACTTTAAGCAATTACTCAAAAAAGTGGGGGCGCCGAGATTTTGCGAACCGCTGCCATCTAACCAATTAAAGAAAAAGATGAATACTATCCAATATAAATGTGAAGACTGTCAGCAGGTGTATATAAGAAAAAAGCGAATCGACACTACCCGTTTCGTTTGTGGTAAATGTCGTGGAACATTGATTTACCAAGGGTTTAAGGAGTAA
- the tsaE gene encoding tRNA (adenosine(37)-N6)-threonylcarbamoyltransferase complex ATPase subunit type 1 TsaE — MQHVEWISQSEEETAQFAHRLAEKLSSGDVLALEGDLGAGKTAFTKGLAKGLGVTRMVNSPTFTIIKEYMGRLPLYHMDVYRVSESEEDLGFDEYFDGDGVTVVEWAHLIKDHLPEEILNIYIYRLGDTSRRIVLEAKGERYVKLCKEII; from the coding sequence ATGCAACATGTTGAATGGATTTCTCAGAGTGAGGAAGAAACAGCGCAATTTGCGCATAGATTGGCAGAAAAGCTTTCCAGTGGAGATGTGCTGGCTTTAGAAGGTGACTTGGGTGCAGGGAAGACGGCATTCACAAAAGGGCTGGCTAAAGGATTAGGTGTTACCAGAATGGTGAATAGCCCTACCTTCACGATAATAAAGGAATACATGGGTCGCTTGCCTTTATATCATATGGATGTCTATCGGGTAAGTGAATCGGAAGAAGATCTAGGCTTTGATGAATATTTTGATGGTGATGGTGTGACTGTCGTTGAATGGGCCCATTTAATAAAGGATCACCTTCCAGAGGAAATCTTGAATATTTATATCTATCGCCTGGGCGATACCAGCCGGCGTATTGTTTTGGAAGCCAAAGGCGAACGATATGTAAAGTTATGTAAGGAGATTATTTGA
- the tsaB gene encoding tRNA (adenosine(37)-N6)-threonylcarbamoyltransferase complex dimerization subunit type 1 TsaB produces the protein MKVLAIDTSNFTLGIALVNENQVIGEYTTNLKKNHSVRVMPAIETLLRDCDTKPKELTKIVVAQGPGSYTGVRIGVTIAKSLAWTLQIPLSGVSSLEVLAANGRYFNGMISPLFDARRGQIYTGLYELEKDSLKTVIEDCNILSSEWANQLKELNRPVLFVGQDVDIHRDAITDALGELAVFAPVQSYNSRPSELAFIGLDKAEVDVHQFVPNYIRMAEAEAKWLEQQGK, from the coding sequence ATGAAGGTTTTAGCTATAGATACATCGAATTTCACATTAGGGATTGCACTGGTAAACGAGAATCAAGTAATTGGTGAGTATACGACGAACCTAAAGAAAAATCATTCGGTGCGGGTAATGCCGGCAATTGAGACACTGCTGAGGGATTGTGATACTAAACCGAAGGAATTGACTAAGATTGTGGTCGCTCAAGGTCCAGGCTCATATACAGGGGTCAGGATCGGAGTAACGATAGCGAAAAGCTTGGCATGGACGCTTCAAATTCCCTTATCAGGTGTTTCCAGCTTAGAGGTTTTAGCAGCTAATGGACGTTATTTTAACGGGATGATCTCTCCCTTGTTCGATGCAAGAAGAGGGCAGATTTATACTGGATTATATGAATTGGAAAAGGATTCTTTAAAGACAGTCATTGAAGATTGTAATATTCTATCCTCTGAGTGGGCGAATCAATTGAAGGAATTAAATCGTCCTGTTTTATTTGTTGGTCAAGATGTGGACATCCATCGGGATGCAATTACGGATGCATTAGGGGAATTGGCTGTATTTGCTCCGGTACAGTCATATAATTCAAGGCCAAGCGAACTGGCCTTCATTGGTCTTGATAAGGCTGAAGTGGATGTTCACCAGTTTGTACCGAATTATATCCGCATGGCTGAAGCAGAAGCTAAGTGGCTTGAACAGCAGGGGAAATAA
- the rimI gene encoding ribosomal protein S18-alanine N-acetyltransferase, with product MSKTLTFRKMNTEDIDQVLNVEKQSFTLPWSREAFFNELNHNQYAVYMVIEDEGKIAGYCGAWIVIDESHITNIAILPEYRGQKLGEALLRKMIEISISMGVVRMTLEVRVSNAVAISLYEKLGFQKGGIRKNYYTDNQEDAYVMWVNFS from the coding sequence ATGAGTAAAACATTGACGTTCCGAAAGATGAATACGGAAGATATCGACCAAGTGCTAAACGTGGAAAAGCAGTCCTTTACTTTGCCTTGGAGCCGGGAAGCTTTTTTTAATGAATTGAATCATAATCAATATGCTGTATACATGGTGATAGAGGATGAAGGTAAAATCGCCGGTTATTGCGGTGCCTGGATCGTCATTGATGAATCGCACATTACCAATATAGCGATATTGCCAGAATACCGAGGGCAAAAGCTAGGAGAAGCTTTGCTCAGGAAGATGATTGAAATCTCCATTTCGATGGGTGTGGTGAGGATGACGCTTGAGGTCCGTGTCAGTAATGCAGTAGCCATTTCGCTCTATGAAAAACTAGGTTTCCAAAAGGGCGGAATCCGTAAAAATTATTATACAGACAATCAAGAAGATGCTTATGTTATGTGGGTGAATTTTTCATGA
- the tsaD gene encoding tRNA (adenosine(37)-N6)-threonylcarbamoyltransferase complex transferase subunit TsaD: MKKDQFILGIETSCDETAAAVIKNGREILSNVVSSQIESHKRFGGVVPEIASRHHVEQITIVLEEALLQAGVTYEDLDAIAVTEGPGLVGALLIGVNAAKAVAFAHGIPIVGTHHIAGHIYANRLIQEIEYPALSLVVSGGHTELVLLEEPGSFKVIGETRDDAAGEAYDKVARTLGLPYPGGPHIDRLAQEGSPTLKLPRAWLDGSYDFSFSGLKSAVINTLHNAEQRGEKIEPKDLAASFQASVIEVLVMKAVKAAKEYNVKQVLLAGGVAANKGLREALTEAFKDLPMDISIPPLYLCTDNAAMIGAAGSVMFEKGKRSGLDLNGNPGLDIEAF; this comes from the coding sequence ATGAAAAAAGATCAATTTATATTAGGTATTGAAACGAGCTGCGATGAAACTGCAGCAGCTGTCATAAAAAATGGTAGGGAGATACTGAGTAATGTCGTGTCTTCACAAATCGAAAGCCATAAACGTTTTGGCGGTGTCGTCCCTGAAATAGCTTCCCGTCATCATGTAGAACAAATTACGATTGTTCTTGAAGAAGCACTGCTGCAAGCAGGTGTGACATATGAAGACTTGGATGCCATTGCCGTTACAGAAGGCCCCGGCCTTGTTGGGGCACTATTAATAGGCGTGAATGCGGCGAAGGCTGTAGCTTTCGCACATGGAATACCGATTGTCGGTACGCATCATATCGCTGGTCATATCTATGCAAATCGGCTTATTCAGGAGATCGAATATCCTGCGCTTTCTTTAGTCGTTTCGGGAGGTCATACGGAATTGGTGCTTTTAGAAGAGCCGGGTTCTTTCAAGGTGATAGGGGAGACGCGGGATGATGCAGCAGGAGAGGCGTATGATAAAGTGGCTCGAACATTGGGGCTCCCTTATCCTGGCGGTCCTCATATCGATAGGCTTGCGCAAGAAGGCTCACCAACTTTAAAACTGCCTAGGGCATGGTTGGATGGCAGCTATGACTTTTCTTTCAGCGGGTTGAAATCGGCTGTGATCAACACTTTGCATAATGCAGAACAGCGCGGGGAAAAAATCGAACCTAAAGATTTAGCGGCAAGTTTCCAAGCAAGCGTGATAGAAGTGCTTGTAATGAAAGCTGTAAAAGCTGCAAAGGAATATAATGTGAAGCAGGTATTGCTTGCTGGAGGAGTTGCGGCAAATAAAGGCCTTAGGGAAGCATTAACTGAAGCTTTTAAGGATTTACCTATGGATATATCCATTCCACCCCTCTATCTTTGTACGGACAATGCCGCCATGATCGGTGCTGCTGGCAGTGTCATGTTTGAAAAAGGAAAACGATCTGGTTTGGATTTGAACGGAAATCCTGGATTGGATATAGAAGCATTTTAA